attctgaaatgctcatgctcattctgaaatgctcatgtaagtagtgtagtggttgaatcaactgagtagtcaaaattcttatactttcttcttttttctagggatgttttttatatgtatacatagggaAAGTCGTGTGCAATGAAAAATGCAAGCACGGTTTGGGAGGGATTTTTTCCTCTATTGTAACAGGAAAAATTATCTACTCCATCCGACTAGTTCCGGGTTCGAGTCCGGGCAACCCATacggaaaatagaaaaataaatctttcttttctacttttctattttaattcacttcatttacaaatttaattcatttcatttacaaattttgatgtatttagtcgtagatatttggtgtatttagtcgtagatagataagatagatatctgtctgttctgttgagattggttgacattgacatataagtcatgctatactgTTAAATAACAAGTCTTCTATTATCTATCTCATTTCTAGTTATAGTTAATACGTGTGCTTGGAGTCCTTAAAAATTGAATAAACCAAGATCTTACCATGACTGCAATTTTAGAGAGACGCGAAAGTACAAGCCTATGGGGTCGTTTCTGCAACTGGATAACCAGCACTGAAAACCGTCTTTATATTGGGtggttcggtgttttgatgatccctaccttattgaccgcaacttctgtatttattatcgccttcattgctgctcctccagtagatattgatggtattcgtgaacctgtttctggttctctactttatgGAAATAATATTATCTCTGGTGCTATTATTCCTACTTCTGCAGCTATAGGTTTACATTTTTACCAATCTGGAAGCAGCATCTGTTGATGAGTGGTTATACAATGGTGGTCCTTATGAGCTAATTGTTCTACACTTCTTACTTGGTGTAGCTTGTTACATGGGTCGTGAGTGGGAACTTAGTTTCCGTCTGGGTATGCGTCCTTGGATTGCTGTTGCATATTCAGCTCCTGTTGCAGCTGCTACTGCTGTTTTCTTGATCTACCCTATTGGTCAAGGAAGTTTCTCTGATGGTATGCCTTTAGGAATATCTGGTACATtcaacttcatgattgtattccagcagAACACAACATCCTTATGCATCCATTTCACATGTTAGGTGTAGCTGGTGTATTCGGCGGCTTCCCTATTCAGTGCTATGCATGGTTCCTTGGTAACCTCTAGTTTGATCAGGGAAACCACTGAAACGAATCTGCTAACGCAGGTTACAGATTCGGTCAAGAGGAAGAGACTTATAATATCGTAGCTGCTCATGGTTATTTTGGCCGATTGATCTTCCAATATGCTAGTTTCAACAACTCTCGTTCTTTACATTTCTTCTTGGCTGCTTGGCCTGTAATTGGTATCTGGTTCACTTCTTTAGGTATTAGCACCATGGCTTTCAACCTAAATGGTTTCAATTTCAACCAATCCGTAGTTGACAGTCAGGGTCGTGTCATTAACACTTGGGCTGATATCATCAACCGTGCTAACCTTGGTATGGAAGTAATGCATGAACGTAATGCTCACAACTTCCCTCTAGACCTAGCTGCTGTCGAAGTTTCATCTACAAATGGATAAGATTTTTGTCTTAGTGTATACGAATCGTTGAAACAAAGTAGCAATACCCCATATCTTGCTTTAGCAAGATATGGGGTATTGCTGCTTTGTTGGATACAATATTGTTTTTTTGCGCACAGCATACATATAAACTAAAAGATAACATAAATTTAAGAGTTAAGTATAAgataagataagtaaatcaagataagagataagacctgaatgataaacacttgttttactttcagttttttttcacaaaaaaaagaatttggcttttatttcaatttccattttttttatcttaaatttttatttaatattaaaatgaactttcaattaacttaacgacgagatttattatcgtttcttgcatgtctcgcaaaagtaaaagtaggcgcgaattcctccaatttgtgacctaccatacgatctgttatataaataggtaaatgttcctttccattatgaatagcgattgtatggccaatcattgtgggtataatggtagatgcccgagaccaagtactattatttctttctcctccctcatgttgagtttttccattttttccgataaatggttagctacaaagggtttttttttagcgaacgtgtcatgtcacagtgtattactccttttttttacattttttattttaaagattggcattctatgt
This portion of the Musa acuminata AAA Group cultivar baxijiao unplaced genomic scaffold, Cavendish_Baxijiao_AAA HiC_scaffold_145, whole genome shotgun sequence genome encodes:
- the LOC135656110 gene encoding photosystem II protein D1-like — encoded protein: MTAILERRESTSLWGRFCNWITSTENRLYIGWFGVLMIPTLLTATSVFIIAFIAAPPVDIDGIREPVSGSLLYGNNIISGAIIPTSAAIACYMGREWELSFRLGMRPWIAVAYSAPVAAATAVFLIYPIGQGSFSDGVAGVFGGFPIQCYAWFLGISTMAFNLNGFNFNQSVVDSQGRVINTWADIINRANLGMEVMHERNAHNFPLDLAAVEVSSTNG